Proteins from a genomic interval of Candidatus Cloacimonadota bacterium:
- the ispD gene encoding 2-C-methyl-D-erythritol 4-phosphate cytidylyltransferase: MRKNIAIITAGGSGRRFGSNKKKQFVEIANRPILFWTIDKFVRYDEIHKIIITLPPEDFAEQQELIEKEFHSHIFKFVKGGKERQNSVFNALSACSRDTDFVFIHDGVRPFISLEEIKKLHENALKFDAVIPGYKVKNTIKQIGGNQIKKTVPRQALIAVLTPQIFRYSIIWECHQKAKKDNIICTDDAALLEYFNIPVHWIECSSKNIKITEPNDLRLAEFYLKNEMEKNT; the protein is encoded by the coding sequence ATGAGGAAAAATATAGCAATTATCACTGCCGGAGGTAGCGGCAGACGATTTGGAAGTAATAAAAAGAAGCAATTTGTTGAAATTGCAAATCGGCCAATCTTATTCTGGACGATTGATAAATTTGTTAGATATGATGAAATTCACAAGATAATCATAACCTTACCACCAGAAGATTTCGCTGAACAACAAGAACTGATAGAAAAAGAATTCCATTCGCATATATTTAAATTTGTTAAAGGTGGAAAAGAACGACAAAATTCAGTTTTCAATGCACTTTCTGCTTGTTCCAGAGATACAGATTTTGTATTTATCCATGATGGAGTTCGTCCTTTTATCAGCTTGGAAGAAATAAAAAAATTACATGAAAATGCTTTAAAATTTGATGCCGTAATTCCTGGCTACAAAGTAAAAAACACTATCAAACAAATCGGGGGCAATCAAATAAAAAAAACAGTTCCCCGTCAGGCTCTGATCGCGGTTCTTACACCGCAGATTTTCCGATATTCGATTATCTGGGAATGTCACCAAAAAGCCAAAAAAGATAATATTATCTGCACTGATGATGCTGCTTTGCTTGAATATTTTAATATACCTGTTCACTGGATCGAATGCTCTTCCAAAAATATAAAAATAACTGAGCCGAACGATCTGAGATTAGCAGAATTCTATTTGAAAAATGAGATGGAGAAAAATACATGA
- a CDS encoding SIS domain-containing protein yields MNLKKLENFELKIPFPILGIGCGVLGLSLAKVSVKMGKYASQLLRALEYRGYDSTGAAFQKDDLDVKLLKDVGAPSTLVKTLGIEDEEGKIFCGQVRWATFGNVTQKNAQPHKVKCKQFIYGAHNGNITNTRELKTFLLSEGHNVVSDNDGEMLVHTVEHYFDNELSKIRIEDQTDHKIRKECMRKGIIQAADKMVGSYAAVVVDPLTETSWAIKGGSSLYFGVGEIDDNQFGLASSDLTAVLRFTKMLVNLREGEFVEFQVNEFKIFAFKEIKVKKPGKKDQIINAGDQIKKQPVRSKLRAEDTELLPPFDYFMEQEIHAEVESSGKLVKLFQGGSNTAKHMLNLLQKENIYKTLEELYKKISKEDEHEMQQKIFDDFRNSDEAENFYKKVKAKYPAIYNELVKKDFEKKYFFSSDKNLYIDLLGKDFDKISLLISKALDTLNEFQDVDEFNKSVDDFLEIAHNTCKNNRNIYTIACGTSYHATLVAALFFNEIANLEIIPILPGNFRGQYSRSLHDNDVIIGVSQSGETKDLIDIFNDVEKSGLNIKKVVLVNNMNSTLGQEKSDVSIPIFCGPEIAVPATKSFINQITLFYYLAIKTAEKHLEIIKEIDPKNHKKLQHSIAERKESIKLIPKLIQETIETTEDQIEFVASKIYMEPSMHILATKIMGVAKEGALKIRETVLNHTEGGEASEFKHGPNTILGKNTVFGLKSVKAMIRHFNNTLDEMDLIAEKRGLKSDDRRKISRALSNYVFTQSYPFNLSPKAMKVFKETAEKFDFFQNAYRNYPLIYVTGPDERDVNLTISQINTHKIRGGDTFVIAEEDDKLFENAKTNPHDEGYYGWGYIILPKTGDTLLTTFSATIVLQILALKMSVRKMAYLDRMEISDHGVHPDVPKNVSKSITVD; encoded by the coding sequence ATGAATTTAAAGAAATTAGAAAATTTTGAATTGAAAATCCCATTTCCTATTTTGGGAATTGGTTGTGGTGTATTGGGACTGAGCTTAGCCAAGGTAAGTGTAAAAATGGGAAAATATGCTTCTCAGCTGCTGCGAGCTTTAGAATATCGCGGTTATGATTCCACCGGAGCAGCCTTCCAAAAAGATGATTTAGATGTAAAACTTTTGAAAGATGTTGGAGCTCCCAGCACACTTGTAAAAACTCTGGGCATCGAAGATGAAGAAGGTAAGATTTTCTGCGGCCAGGTTCGCTGGGCTACGTTTGGAAATGTTACTCAAAAAAACGCACAACCTCACAAGGTAAAATGTAAACAATTTATTTACGGCGCTCATAATGGCAACATTACCAACACGCGCGAATTAAAAACATTCCTGCTTTCCGAAGGTCATAATGTAGTATCTGATAATGATGGTGAGATGCTGGTTCATACCGTGGAACATTATTTTGATAATGAACTCAGTAAGATCCGCATCGAAGATCAAACTGATCATAAAATAAGAAAAGAATGCATGAGAAAAGGCATCATTCAAGCTGCCGATAAAATGGTCGGTTCTTACGCTGCTGTTGTGGTCGATCCTCTTACCGAAACTTCCTGGGCAATAAAAGGTGGCAGCAGTTTATATTTTGGAGTGGGAGAAATTGATGACAATCAATTCGGCCTGGCTTCTTCTGATCTTACAGCTGTTCTTCGTTTTACAAAAATGTTGGTTAACTTGCGGGAAGGTGAGTTTGTAGAATTTCAAGTAAATGAATTTAAGATCTTCGCTTTTAAAGAAATCAAAGTAAAAAAACCAGGTAAAAAAGATCAGATCATCAATGCCGGAGATCAGATTAAAAAACAACCAGTTCGTTCTAAACTAAGAGCAGAAGACACCGAATTGCTGCCACCATTTGATTATTTTATGGAACAGGAAATTCATGCCGAAGTAGAATCTTCCGGCAAATTGGTAAAATTATTTCAAGGTGGATCGAACACAGCAAAGCACATGCTGAACCTTTTACAAAAGGAAAATATCTATAAAACATTGGAAGAGCTTTACAAGAAAATTTCCAAAGAAGATGAGCATGAAATGCAACAAAAGATATTCGATGATTTTAGAAACAGTGATGAAGCTGAGAATTTTTACAAAAAGGTAAAGGCAAAATATCCTGCCATTTACAATGAACTGGTAAAAAAAGATTTTGAGAAAAAATACTTTTTCTCTTCCGACAAAAACCTTTATATTGATCTTTTGGGAAAAGATTTTGATAAAATAAGTTTACTGATCTCCAAAGCTCTGGATACTTTAAATGAATTCCAAGACGTCGATGAATTCAACAAAAGTGTGGATGATTTTCTAGAGATTGCTCATAATACCTGCAAAAATAATCGAAATATTTATACTATTGCCTGTGGTACTTCATACCACGCTACTTTAGTTGCAGCACTGTTTTTCAACGAGATCGCCAACTTGGAAATAATTCCTATTCTACCCGGAAATTTCCGTGGTCAATATTCTCGAAGTCTGCACGATAACGACGTTATTATCGGTGTTTCTCAGAGTGGCGAAACCAAAGATCTGATCGATATTTTCAACGATGTGGAGAAATCTGGACTCAACATTAAAAAAGTTGTGCTGGTAAACAATATGAATTCTACTTTAGGTCAGGAAAAAAGTGATGTTTCCATTCCTATTTTCTGCGGACCGGAAATAGCTGTTCCTGCTACCAAAAGCTTCATAAATCAGATAACTCTTTTCTATTATCTTGCTATCAAAACTGCGGAAAAACATCTGGAAATAATCAAAGAAATCGATCCCAAAAATCATAAAAAGCTTCAGCATTCCATTGCCGAAAGAAAAGAATCTATCAAACTTATCCCCAAATTAATTCAAGAGACCATCGAAACAACAGAAGACCAGATCGAATTTGTAGCCAGCAAGATTTATATGGAACCCTCGATGCATATTCTGGCCACCAAGATCATGGGAGTTGCCAAAGAAGGTGCACTGAAAATACGTGAAACTGTTCTGAATCACACTGAAGGTGGTGAAGCTTCAGAATTCAAACATGGCCCCAATACAATTTTGGGGAAAAATACTGTTTTTGGTTTGAAAAGCGTAAAAGCAATGATCAGACATTTCAACAACACTCTGGATGAAATGGATCTGATAGCAGAGAAAAGAGGCCTGAAATCAGATGATCGCCGAAAAATCTCGCGAGCTCTCAGTAATTATGTTTTCACGCAATCTTATCCTTTTAATCTTTCACCAAAAGCGATGAAAGTATTCAAGGAAACTGCTGAAAAATTTGATTTTTTCCAAAATGCTTATCGAAACTATCCCCTTATCTATGTAACTGGTCCTGATGAAAGGGATGTAAATTTGACTATTTCCCAGATCAATACTCATAAAATTCGTGGTGGTGACACATTTGTAATTGCAGAAGAAGATGATAAACTTTTTGAAAATGCCAAAACAAATCCACACGATGAAGGTTATTATGGCTGGGGATACATTATTCTTCCCAAAACTGGTGATACTCTGCTTACAACTTTTTCTGCAACTATCGTCCTGCAGATTTTGGCACTGAAAATGAGTGTGAGAAAAATGGCTTATCTGGATCGTATGGAGATCAGCGATCATGGTGTTCATCCCGACGTTCCTAAAAATGTATCCAAATCAATAAC